From Triticum aestivum cultivar Chinese Spring chromosome 4A, IWGSC CS RefSeq v2.1, whole genome shotgun sequence, a single genomic window includes:
- the LOC123085494 gene encoding uncharacterized protein isoform X4 — translation MSWLRNAVHRAVEAGGGGISLTTRTVRTGLGYAGQAVVGGARLINGIGNRYYKSLKLTAKRLEEDALSCRGEERVQLLRQWLVDLKETERAASSMPVDGPNQAAPVLDLYVDYEKADEPMTFFHVFLYSQALECIVPSMVGSVLRSSITPMCQLLPCSSLHGMCLNGGEDVHNTLLSSICDLADLFSCYSDEVLAKRDELLQFAQCAISGLKINSEISRLDNEIMQLQQEINAIDAVRVNTTRNRNKASPRVPEDYKTAVDEVRLCSRMEDLVLKKKSIHPGDSLETHFQKVDKLKVLSESLANSSAKAEKRIMENRLQREESLSFKITKTNEVSITEKELEGEISGLQKRRGQLEVELSKVNTKLNVTVVKLKKTREEKDQFDEASNQIVLHLKAKEDELSRSVASSKVEASTVRAWINFLEDTWKLQSLYEEIKEKQANDELDRCGVCFVNLIKHHVSACVDELNTSVDCIKTFVDNLKIFSDGSVSTDDGGLSKQSNPRKYLEEEYLETEKKVVTAFSLADNIRALTFSNPERKTRLDDPEVKNLFASIDRLRVEFESVPRPVLQIEINEKEEGSRRTRSPSSKGGGGGTPTHSRTESPIAAQLRTRLPSESDSEPGKFDQDYREYGADDIGGWEFDDLEGELRSGF, via the exons ATGTCGTGGCTCCGTAATGCGGTGCACCGCGCcgtcgaggcgggcggcggcggcatctCCCTCACCACCCGCACCGTCCGGACCGGTCTCGGCTACGCCGGGCAGGCCGTCGTCGGCGGCGCCAGGCTCATCAACGGCATC GGGAATCGGTACTACAAGAGCTTGAAGCTGACGGCCAAGAGGCTGGAGGAGGACGCGCTCTCCTGCAGAGGGGAGGAGAGGGTGCAGCTGCTGCGTCAGTGGCTCGTCGATCTCAAGGAGACGGAGCGCGCCGCCTCGTCGATGCCTGTCGACGGTCCCAATCAAGCGGCGCCAGTCTTG GATCTGTACGTGGATTACGAGAAAGCGGATGAGCCCATGACCTTTTTCCATGTCTTCCTCTACAGTCAAGCGCTCGAGTGCATTGTTCCGTCCATGGTGGGTTCGGTTTTGCGCAGCTCGATTACGCCAATGTGCCAGCTTCTGCCATGTAGTAGCTTACATGG AATGTGTCTTAACGGAGGGGAGGATGTGCACAATACACTTCTGAGCAGCATATGTGACTTGGCAGACTTATTTTCGTGTTACAGTGATGAAGTATTG GCAAAACGTGATGAACTGCTTCAGTTTGCTCAATGTGCTATCTCAGGATTAAAAATAAATTCCGAAATTTCAAG ATTGGATAATGAGATCATGCAGCTGCAACAAGAGATAAATGCAATTGATGCTGTGCGAGTTAACACAACCAGGAACCGTAATAAAGCATCTCCGAGGGTCCCTGAG GACTACAAAACTGCAGTTGATGAGGTTCGTCTATGCTCCAGAATGGAAGACCTTGTATTAAAGAAGAAATCAATACACCCTGGCGACTCACTGGAGACTCATTTTCAGAAG GTCGATAAGCTGAAGGTTTTGTCAGAATCCCTTGCAAATTCGTCCGCCAAAGCAGAAAAGCGTATAATGGAAAATAG GCTGCAGAGGGAAGAATCTCTTAGCTTCAAAATTACGAAAACAAATGAAGTTAGTATAACTGAAAAG GAATTAGAAGGTGAGATCTCTGGACTCCAGAAGCGAAGGGGTCAACTTGAGGTAGAACTAAGCAAA GTAAATACGAAACTGAATGTGACTGTCGTGAAGCTTAAAAAAACTAGAGAGGAGAAAGATCAATTTGATGAAGCCAGCAATCAGATAGTGCTACACTTGAAAGCAAAG GAAGATGAACTATCAAGATCTGTTGCTTCCTCCAAAGTAGAAGCAAGCACTGTCCGAGCTTGGATCAACTTTTTAGAAGATACATGGAAGTTGCAGTCTTTATATGAAGAAATAAAGGAAAAACAGGCCAA TGATGAACTGGATAGATGTGGAGTCTGCTTTGTGAATTTGATTAAGCATCATGTTTCCGCATGCGTG GACGAGCTGAATACCTCTGTAGATTGTATAAAGACCTTTGTTGACAACTTGAAAATTTTCAGTGACGG ATCAGTATCAACGGATGATGGAGGTCTGTCAAAGCAATCGAACCCACGTAAATACCTCGAGGAAGAATATTTGGAAACTGAGAAAAAG GTGGTAACCGCATTCAGTTTAGCTGATAATATCAGAGCATTGACATTCTCAAATCCAGAGCGTAAAACCAG GCTAGATGACCCTGAGGTGAAAAATCTGTTTGCCAGCATCGACAGGCTGCGGGTCGAATTCGAGTCGGTTCCACGGCCAGTACTGCAGATCGAGATCAACGAAAAAGAAGAGGGATCGAGACGAACCCGATCGCCCTCCtccaagggcggcggcggcggcacgccaACCCATTCAAGAACCGAGTCCCCAATCGCCGCCCAGCTCAGGACGCGGCTACCGTCGGAGTcggactcggagccggggaagttCGACCAAGATTACAGGGAATACGGGGCCGACGACATCGGCGGGTGGGAGTTTGATGATCTTGAAGGCGAGCTGCGGTCTGGCTTCTAG